In Chanodichthys erythropterus isolate Z2021 chromosome 11, ASM2448905v1, whole genome shotgun sequence, a single window of DNA contains:
- the si:cabz01076231.1 gene encoding calcium-binding protein 2 isoform X1, translated as MAEKAERAPSTDSQSAEGSAPKPALRKTVTIDDNKKKKGKKSNEDAMNKVYTNLLSSVFGQERELSQPELDELAEAFKEFDYDQDGYLNYKDLAECMRTMGYMPTEMELLEIIQQIKMRLGGLMDFDDFCELMGPRMMVETADMLGLKEIKSSFCQFDTDGDGKITLDEMKEAVKTLLGEKLKKGELEEILKELDLNGDGTVDFDERDGVMERVLIKLMTCTRKRSRDGSDTAELTSVTDR; from the exons ATGGCTGAGAAAGCGGAGAGAGCGCCCTCTACAGACAG CCAATCAGCTGAAGGCTCCGCCCCCAAACCAGCCCTCCGCAAGACGGTGACCATCGACGACAACAAAAAGAAGAAAGGCAAGAAATCGAACGAGGACGCCATGAACAAGGTGTACACCAACCTGCTGAGCAGCGTGTTCGGACAG GAGAGAGAGCTGTCTCAGCCGGAGCTGGATG AGCTGGCCGAGGCGTTCAAGGAGTTCGACTACGATCAGGACGGCTATCTGAACTACAAGGATCTGGCCGAGTGCATGAGGACGATGGGATACATGCCCACAGAGATGGAGCTGCTGGAGATCATCCAACAGATCAAGATGAGGC ttgGCGGTCTGATGGATTTCGATGACTTCTGTGAGTTAATGGGCCCCAGGATGATGGTGGAGACGGCGGATATGCTCGGACTCAAAGAGATCAAGAGCTCCTTCTGTCAG ttcgacactgatggagacgGGAAGATCACTCTGGATGAGATGAAGGAGGCCGTGAAGACTCTGCTAGGAGAGAAACTCAAGAAGGGAGAACTGGAGGAGATCCTGAAGGAGCTGGACCTCAACGGAGACGGAACCGTGGATTTCGATG AAAGAGACGGTGTAATGGAAAGAGTCTTAATAAAGCTGATGACCTGTACCAGGAAACGCAGCAGAGACGGGTCAGATACAGCTGAACTGACGTCAGTGACCGACAGATAA
- the si:cabz01076231.1 gene encoding calcium-binding protein 2 isoform X2: MAEKAERAPSTDSQSAEGSAPKPALRKTVTIDDNKKKKGKKSNEDAMNKVYTNLLSSVFGQERELSQPELDELAEAFKEFDYDQDGYLNYKDLAECMRTMGYMPTEMELLEIIQQIKMRLGGLMDFDDFCELMGPRMMVETADMLGLKEIKSSFCQFDTDGDGKITLDEMKEAVKTLLGEKLKKGELEEILKELDLNGDGTVDFDEFVMMLSIR, encoded by the exons ATGGCTGAGAAAGCGGAGAGAGCGCCCTCTACAGACAG CCAATCAGCTGAAGGCTCCGCCCCCAAACCAGCCCTCCGCAAGACGGTGACCATCGACGACAACAAAAAGAAGAAAGGCAAGAAATCGAACGAGGACGCCATGAACAAGGTGTACACCAACCTGCTGAGCAGCGTGTTCGGACAG GAGAGAGAGCTGTCTCAGCCGGAGCTGGATG AGCTGGCCGAGGCGTTCAAGGAGTTCGACTACGATCAGGACGGCTATCTGAACTACAAGGATCTGGCCGAGTGCATGAGGACGATGGGATACATGCCCACAGAGATGGAGCTGCTGGAGATCATCCAACAGATCAAGATGAGGC ttgGCGGTCTGATGGATTTCGATGACTTCTGTGAGTTAATGGGCCCCAGGATGATGGTGGAGACGGCGGATATGCTCGGACTCAAAGAGATCAAGAGCTCCTTCTGTCAG ttcgacactgatggagacgGGAAGATCACTCTGGATGAGATGAAGGAGGCCGTGAAGACTCTGCTAGGAGAGAAACTCAAGAAGGGAGAACTGGAGGAGATCCTGAAGGAGCTGGACCTCAACGGAGACGGAACCGTGGATTTCGATG AGTTTGTGATGATGCTGTCGATACGATGA
- the LOC137030174 gene encoding butyrophilin-like protein 8, giving the protein MLWIIITLLLNLLIETSVSFTVVVPRDQIVAHVGSTVTLPCWISPPENAEALEIRWYRHDQFSNPVLFYQHGKIQDLQEESYRNRTSLTQWSDQSGGLKDGDVSLRLEKLTVQDEGSFHCYVSGESAYDSGEVVLKITVPKTSVTSTSFLRLRELRKAIDEECRATHNIQPNSTLPMIPPSVLPPVPPTENYQFSHAANKRLLKTRKLMTCDSGTLLYARLSVCDVMYCCLPKIGLCLHMLMMKVFPIMSTPRCSVELPLRKGTLFDIKPDPPDSSDPWKALFFTLLICALLGLVGLILYKYRHKLTGKKPEDKNEGEINIEELRKHAAQITIHQHYVSADLIVSKDRNMVWTNKEYKHTGKGFPYKLCAFGAQKFTSRRHYWEVSLARPPNPPKNYWLIGVAKDESFRSKDKSVTPSNGFWFLCSDGPNGFYTSSDPPVKLSLTPRPERLGVLFDYDDGQLSFYNVKEKKHLLTMSTRFTGSVVPLFNPGAGDLSPLKILDCPKPVESPEESSQLLMNNSESTSDTSGEKRVKSK; this is encoded by the exons ATGTTGTGGATTATTATCACTTTACTGCTGAATCTCCTCATAGAGACTTCTG TGTCGTTCACTGTTGTGGTTCCTCGTGATCAGATAGTGGCTCATGTCGGGTCCACAGTCACTCTGCCCTGCTGGATCTCTCCTCCTGAGAACGCTGAAGCTCTGGAGATCCGCTGGTACCGTCATGACCAGTTCAGCAACCCTGTTCTCTTCTATCAGCATGGGAAGATCCAGGACCTCCAGGAGGAATCCTACAGGAATCGAACCTCACTGACTCAGTGGTCAGATCAGTCTGGAGGACTGAAGGATGGAGACGTCTCTCTACGGCTGGAGAAACTCACAGTTCAGGATGAAGGTTCATTTCACTGTTATGTGAGTGGAGAAAGTGCATATGACAGTGGAGAAGTGGTTCTCAAAATCACTG TGCCAAAGACCTCAGTAACCAGTACCTCCTTTCTTAGACTGAGAGAACTGAGAAAAGCCATTGATGAGGAGTGTAGAGCTACTCACAATATACAGCCCAACTCTACTCTGCCCATGATACCACCTTCTGTATTGCCACCTGTCCCACCAACAGAAAATTATCAG TTTTCACACGCTGCAAACAAACGGCTCCTGAAGACAAGAAAGCTGATGACATGTGACTCAGGCACCCTTTTATACGCCCGACTCTCCGTGTGCGATGTCATGTACTGCTGTCTGCCAAAAATAGGCTTGTGTCTACACATGCTCATGATGAAGGTGTTCCCCATAATGTCAACACCAAGATGCAGTGTTGAACTTCcacttcgaaagggaactttgTTTGACATCAAGCCTG ATCCACCAGATTCATCAGATCCATGGAAGGCTCTTTTCTTCACTCTTCTCATTTGTGCTCTTCTGGGTTTGGTTGGGCTGATCCTGTACAAATACAGACACAAACTAACAG GGAAGAAACCAGAAGATAAaa atGAGGGAGAGATAAATATAGAAGAACTGAGGAAACATGCAG CTCAGATCACTATTCACCAACATTATGTATCTGCAGATTTGATAGTTTCTAAGGACCGTAATATGGTGTGGACTAATAAAGAATATAAACACACTGGAAAGGGATTTCCCTACAAATTATGTGCATTTGGAGCCCAAAAATTTACATCTAGACGTCACTATTGGGAGGTTTCACTGGCACGTCCACCTAATCCTCCTAAAAACTACTGGTTAATTGGTGTGGCGAAAGATGAAAGTTTTCGTTCAAAAGACAAATCTGTAACTCCATCAAACGGTTTCTGGTTTCTGTGTTCAGACGGTCCTAATGGCTTTTACACCAGCTCTGATCCTCCAGTTAAACTCTCACTGACGCCGAGACCTGAACGACTGGGAGTTCTGTTCGATTATGATGACGGTCAGCTGTCATTTTACAATGTCAAAGAGAAGAAACATCTCCTGACCATGAGCACCAGATTCACTGGATCAGTCGTTCCTCTGTTTAATCCAGGTGCAGGAGATCTGAGTCCCCTTAAAATTCTAGATTGTCCAAAACCTGTAGAATCACCTGAAGAGTCCAGTCAACTTTTAATGAATAACTCTGAGTCTACATCGGACACAAGTGGTGAGAAACGTGTCAAAAGCAAATAG